In a genomic window of Vigna angularis cultivar LongXiaoDou No.4 chromosome 6, ASM1680809v1, whole genome shotgun sequence:
- the LOC108342900 gene encoding mediator of RNA polymerase II transcription subunit 16 isoform X1: MNQIAATKEPEEASEKTNEAVSYEEEDPMEQESVIPATVFCIRLRQPKSNLLYKMSVPEICRNFSAVSWCGKLNAIACASETCARIPSSTGNSPFWIPIHIVIPERPTECAVFNVIADSPRDSVQFIEWSPTCCPRALLIANFHGRVTIWTQPSQGPANHVLDTGCWLREHEWRQDIAVVTKWLSGVSLYRWFSSKQSAPANSRSTFEEKFLSQQCQTSARWPNFLCVCSVFSSGTVQLHWSQWPSSNATPPKWFCTSKGPLGCGPSGIMAGDAIITESGAMHVAGVPIVNPSTIVVWEVMPGPGSGFQVIPRTSTNNGVPPPISSPNWIGFAPLAAYLFSWQDYLLSEEKQGKIQTNQNHGGSIQLHCSPVSNFSAYVSPEAAAQSAATTTWGSGVTAVAFDPTCGGSVIAVVIAEGQYMSPYDPDEGPSITGWRVQRWESSLQHVVLHPIFGNPTSSMGGQPPMQTVWQTKVDLSIPPTNDFKNHQASAGGMNTDVQKVAEFGFDKSKRVYFDPFDLPSDVRTLARIVYSAHGGEIGIAFLRGGVHIFSGPNFTPIDNYQIGVGSAIAAPAFSSTSCCSASVWHDTSKDQTILKIIRVLPPAIPISQVKTNSSYWERAIAERFWWSLLVGVDWWDAVGCTQSAAEDGIVSLNSVIAVLDADFHSLPSAQHRQQYCPNLDRIKCRLLEGANAQEVRAMVLDMQARLLLDMLGKGIESALINPSALVPDPWQLSSETLSSIDPEAVAVEPALVPCVQAYVDSVLDLASHFITRLRRYASFCRTLASHAVTAGTGNNRNVVASPTQSSATPATSQGGQNGTTSSSGSTQMQAWVQGAIAKISSTTEGVSNPAPNPPISGHSSFMPISINTGTFPGTPAVRLIGDCHFLHRLCQLLLFCFFFRRTQLSRYVQRTTDTNTQKPQPNGSAPAKVEEPVKPGSTLVRPDDGQAGRVNQLVTAPKGGEEPSPGRSRIGTGNAGQGYTFEEVKVLFLVLMDLCRRTAGLQHPLPVSQVGSNNIQVRLHYIDGNYTVLPEVVEASLGPHMQNMPRPRGADAAGLLLRELELHPPAEEWHRRNMFGGPWSDSDDLDSTNEAPKLVNLDFSSLETCDVYDGADGLLPRKRRMSERDAAFGLNTSVGLGAYLGIMGSRRDVVTALWKTGLEGIWYKCIRCLRQTCAFSSPASTNLPSQNDKDIWWISRWAHGCPMCGGTWVRVV, translated from the exons ATGAATCAAATTGCTGCTACCAAGGAGCCAGAGGAGGCTTCCGAGAAGACGAATGAAGCAGTGAGTTACGAAGAAGAGGACCCAATGGAGCAGGAATCGGTCATCCCTGCTACTGTCTTCTGCATTAGGCTCCGCCAACCTAAGTCCAATTTGCTCTACAAAATGAGTGTGCCTGAAATTTGTCGCAATTTCAG TGCTGTTTCCTGGTGTGGAAAACTGAATGCTATAGCTTGTGCTTCAGAAACATGTGCAAGAATTCCAAG CTCAACTGGAAATTCACCATTTTGGATTCCTATACACATTGTGATCCCAGAGAGGCCGACTGAATGTGCAGTATTCAATGTCATTGCAG ATTCTCCTCGTGATTCTGTCCAGTTCATTGAATGGTCCCCCACCTGTTGTCCCCGTGCATTATTGATCGCAAATTTCCATGGAAGGGTAACTATTTGGACTCAACCATCACAA GGGCCAGCTAATCATGTACTCGATACCGGCTGCTGGCTGCGAGAGCATGAATGGCGACAAGACATTGCAGTTGTTACAAAGTGGCTCTCGGGAGTGTCCCTG TATAGGTGGTTTTCATCTAAACAAAGTGCTCCTGCCAATTCAAGGTCAACATTTGAAGAAAAGTTTCTTTCACAACAATGTCAAACGTCAG CTAGATGGCCCAATTTTCTTTGTGTATGTTCTGTGTTCTCATCAGGCACTGTTCAACTTCATTGGTCCCAGTGGCCTTCTTCGAATGCAACACCACCCAAATGGTTTTGCACTAGTAAAGGACCATTGGGTTGTGGCCCCAGTGGCATTATGGCTGGTGATGCTATCATTACAGAGAGTGGTGCCATGCATGTGGCAGGTGTGCCAATTGTTAATCCATCCACCATTGTTGTTTGGGAGGTTATGCCTGGGCCTGGTAGTGGTTTCCAAGTAATTCCAAGAACAAGTACCAATAACGGTGTCCCACCTCCAATTAGCTCGCCCAATTGGATTGGTTTTGCACCTTTAGCGGCATATTTATTTAGTTGGCAAGATTATCTATTATCTGAAGAAAAACAAGGGAAAATCCAGACAAACCAAAACCATGGTGGTTCTATACAACTTCACTGTTCACCAGTTTCAAATTTTTCGGCATATGTGAGTCCTGAAGCTGCAGCTCAATCTGCAGCAACCACTACATGGGGCTCTGGTGTAACAGCAGTAGCCTTTGATCCAACTTGTGGTGGTTCTGTGATAGCTGTTGTGATAGCTGAGG gACAGTACATGTCCCCTTATGATCCAGATGAAGGTCCATCAATCACAGGGTGGAGAGTTCAACGCTGGGAATCATCTTTACAGCATGTTGTACTCCATCCTATATTTGGGAATCCCACTTCCAGTATGGGTGGACAGCCTCCTATGCAAACTGTTTGGCAGACCAAAGTGGACCTGAGCATTCCACCGACAAATGATTTCAAGAATCATCAAGCTTCTGCAGGTGGAATGAACACAGATGTACAAAAGGTAGCAGAGTTTGGTTTTGATAAATCAAAAAGAGTCTATTTCGATCCTTTTGATCTTCCAAGTGATGTTAGGACACTTGCACGAATTGTATACTCTGCTCACGGTGGTGAAATTGGCATTGCTTTTCTTCGGGGTGGAGTCCACATCTTTTCTGGTCCAAATTTTACTCCAATAGACAACTATCAGATTGGTGTCGGATCTGCAATTGCAGCTCCTGCTTTTTCTTCAACAAGCTGTTGTTCTGCTTCTGTTTGGCATGACACAAGCAAGGATCAGACGATTTTGAAAATAATCCGGGTTCTCCCTCCTGCTATTCCAATTAGTCAAGTAAAGACCAACTCGTCATACTGGGAGCGTGCAATTGCTGAAAG GTTTTGGTGGAGCCTTTTGGTTGGAGTTGATTGGTGGGATGCTGTGGGCTGTACACAGAGTGCTGCTGAGGATGGTATTG TTTCACTTAACAGTGTTATCGCAGTCTTGGATGCAGATTTCCATTCTCTTCCTTCTGCTCAGCATAGACAACAGTATTGTCCT AATCTGGACAGAATAAAGTGTAGGCTGCTTGAAGGGGCAAATGCTCAAGAGGTCAGGGCAATGGTTCTGGATATGCAAGCTAGGTTGTTATTGGATATGCTTGGGAAGGGAATTGAGTCTGCTTTGATAAATCCATCAGCTTTAGTGCCCGATCCATGGCAATTATCAAGTGAGACATTATCTAGCATTGACCCAGAAGCAGTGGCCGTTGAACCTGCACTAGTTCCATGTGTTCAG GCTTATGTTGATTCAGTTCTTGATCTAGCTTCACACTTTATCACACGGTTGCGGCGTTATGCTAGTTTCTGTCGTACACTGGCAAGCCATGCTGTGACTGCAGGGACTGGAAACAACAGAAATGTGGTCGCTAGTCCTACTCAAAGTTCTGCAACTCCTGCAACGAGTCAGG GGGGTCAAAATGGGACAACCAGTTCTAGTGGAAGCACACAGATGCAAGCTTGGGTACAAGGGGCCATTGCCAAGATTAGTAGCACAACTGAAGGAGTATCCAACCCAGCTCCTAATCCCCCTATCAGTGGTCATTCTTCCTTTATGCCCATTAGCATTAATACAGGAACTTTTCCGGGAACACCTGCGGTTCGACTCATTGGGGACTGTCATTTCCTCCATAGATTATGCCAACTGTTGCtcttctgttttttctttcGACGGACACAACTATCACGGTATGTACAGAGAACTACAGACACAAATACACAAAAGCCTCAACCCAATGGTTCTGCTCCTGCAAAGGTAGAGGAACCTGTAAAACCAGGGTCAACGTTGGTTAGGCCAGATGATGGTCAGGCTGGTCGAGTTAATCAGCTTGTGACTGCACCAAAAGGAGGTGAAGAACCGTCTCCAGGGCGTTCAAGAATTGGTACTGGAAATGCTGGCCAGGGATATACATTTGAAGAG GTCAAGGTTCTTTTTCTAGTACTTATGGATCTCTGTCGCCGAACTGCTGGCTTGCAACACCCACTTCCAGTTTCTCAAGTGGGGAGTAATAACATTCAGGTTCGGCTGCATTATATTGATGGAAACTACACTGTACTGCCCGAGGTAGTGGAAGCATCCCTTGGCCCCCATATGCAG AACATGCCCCGTCCTAGAGGTGCTGATGCTGCCGGTCTTCTACTACGTGAGCTAGAACTCCATCCTCCAGCCGAAGAGTGGCATAGGCGGAATATGTTTGGTGGACCTTGGTCTGATTCAGATGATTTGGATTCTACAAATGAAGCACCAAAACTTGTTAATCTTGATTTCAGCTCATTGGAAACTTGTGATGTCTACGATGGAGCCGATGGCTTATTGCCAAGGAAACGCAGGATGTCTGAACGAGATGCAGCTTTTGGGTTGAACACTTCCGTTGGCCTGGGAGCATACCTGGGTATAATGGGATCTCGAAGAGATGTTGTTACTGCATTGTGGAAAACTGGCCTTGAAGGAATCTGGTATAAG TGTATAAGATGTCTGCGGCAGACTTGTGCTTTTTCCTCACCAGCCTCCACCAATCTTCCTAGTCAAAATGACAAGGATATTTGGTGGATCAGCCGCTGGGCTCATGGCTGTCCAATGTGTGGTGGAACATGGGTTCGTGTTGTATAG
- the LOC108341046 gene encoding stem-specific protein TSJT1 gives MLGIFKEKLVNAPKELKSPASTSGCSKPKLSNEILNDFMSSNSSNAFSMCFGNDALVAYSPSNSNSTHHRFFSGLDDIYCVFMGELHNLSRLNKQYGLSKGANEAMFIIQAYRTLRDRGPYPADQVLSQLEGSFGFLIYDHKNGTVFVASGSNGQIGLYWGVAADGSIVISENVDLIKAGCAKSFAPFPTGCMFHSEHGLMNFEHPTRKMKAMPRIDSEGVMCGANFNVDSQSKIQTMPRVGSEANWATWG, from the exons ATGTTGGGAATTTTCAAGGAGAAGTTGGTTAATGCACCGAAGGAGCTGAAGAGTCCAGCTTCTACGAGTGGGTGCAGTAAGCCTAAGCTAAGCAATGAAATCCTGAATGATTTCATGTCCTCCAATTCTTCCAATGCTTTTTCAATGTGCTTTGGAAATGATGCTTTGGTAGCCTATTCCCCTTCAAACAGCAACTCCACTCATCACAGATTCTTCAGTGGTTTGGATGACATATACTGCGTTTTCATGGGTGAGCTGCACAACCTTAGTAGGCTGAACAAGCAATATGGGCTATCAAAGGGAGCAAACGAGGCCATGTTCATCATTCAAGCATATCGAACACTTCGAGACAGAGGTCCATACCCTGCTGATCAAGTCCTCAGTCAACTCGAAGGCAGTTTTGGATTTCTCATCTATGACCACAAGAATGGAACTGTTTTTGTTGCATCT GGTTCCAATGGCCAGATTGGGCTCTACTGGGGTGTTGCAGCCGATGGTTCGATAGTGATTTCTGAAAATGTGGACCTTATAAAAGCAGGCTGTGCTAAATCATTCGCACCATTTCCAACTG GGTGTATGTTTCACAGTGAACATGGTCTGATGAACTTTGAACATCCGACGAGGAAGATGAAAGCAATGCCAAGAATTGACAGCGAGGGGGTTATGTGTGGGGCAAACTTCAATGTTGACTCTCAATCAAAGATCCAAACGATGCCGCGTGTTGGAAGTGAAGCTAACTGGGCTACTTGGGGATAA
- the LOC108342900 gene encoding mediator of RNA polymerase II transcription subunit 16 isoform X2 produces the protein MNQIAATKEPEEASEKTNEAVSYEEEDPMEQESVIPATVFCIRLRQPKSNLLYKMSVPEICRNFSAVSWCGKLNAIACASETCARIPSSTGNSPFWIPIHIVIPERPTECAVFNVIADSPRDSVQFIEWSPTCCPRALLIANFHGRVTIWTQPSQGPANHVLDTGCWLREHEWRQDIAVVTKWLSGVSLYRWFSSKQSAPANSRSTFEEKFLSQQCQTSARWPNFLCVCSVFSSGTVQLHWSQWPSSNATPPKWFCTSKGPLGCGPSGIMAGDAIITESGAMHVAGVPIVNPSTIVVWEVMPGPGSGFQVIPRTSTNNGVPPPISSPNWIGFAPLAAYLFSWQDYLLSEEKQGKIQTNQNHGGSIQLHCSPVSNFSAYVSPEAAAQSAATTTWGSGVTAVAFDPTCGGSVIAVVIAEGQYMSPYDPDEGPSITGWRVQRWESSLQHVVLHPIFGNPTSSMGGQPPMQTVWQTKVDLSIPPTNDFKNHQASAGGMNTDVQKVAEFGFDKSKRVYFDPFDLPSDVRTLARIVYSAHGGEIGIAFLRGGVHIFSGPNFTPIDNYQIGVGSAIAAPAFSSTSCCSASVWHDTSKDQTILKIIRVLPPAIPISQVKTNSSYWERAIAERFWWSLLVGVDWWDAVGCTQSAAEDGIVSLNSVIAVLDADFHSLPSAQHRQQYCPNLDRIKCRLLEGANAQEVRAMVLDMQARLLLDMLGKGIESALINPSALVPDPWQLSSETLSSIDPEAVAVEPALVPCVQAYVDSVLDLASHFITRLRRYASFCRTLASHAVTAGTGNNRNVVASPTQSSATPATSQGGQNGTTSSSGSTQMQAWVQGAIAKISSTTEGVSNPAPNPPISGHSSFMPISINTGTFPGTPAVRLIGDCHFLHRLCQLLLFCFFFRRTQLSRYVQRTTDTNTQKPQPNGSAPAKVEEPVKPGSTLVRPDDGQAGRVNQLVTAPKGGEEPSPGRSRIGTGNAGQGYTFEEVKVLFLVLMDLCRRTAGLQHPLPVSQVGSNNIQVRLHYIDGNYTVLPEVVEASLGPHMQNMPRPRGADAAGLLLRELELHPPAEEWHRRNMFGGPWSDSDDLDSTNEAPKLVNLDFSSLETCDVYDGADGLLPRKRRMSERDAAFGLNTSVGLGAYLGIMGSRRDVVTALWKTGLEGIWYKVLFNFLISFLLLFGTVYKMSAADLCFFLTSLHQSS, from the exons ATGAATCAAATTGCTGCTACCAAGGAGCCAGAGGAGGCTTCCGAGAAGACGAATGAAGCAGTGAGTTACGAAGAAGAGGACCCAATGGAGCAGGAATCGGTCATCCCTGCTACTGTCTTCTGCATTAGGCTCCGCCAACCTAAGTCCAATTTGCTCTACAAAATGAGTGTGCCTGAAATTTGTCGCAATTTCAG TGCTGTTTCCTGGTGTGGAAAACTGAATGCTATAGCTTGTGCTTCAGAAACATGTGCAAGAATTCCAAG CTCAACTGGAAATTCACCATTTTGGATTCCTATACACATTGTGATCCCAGAGAGGCCGACTGAATGTGCAGTATTCAATGTCATTGCAG ATTCTCCTCGTGATTCTGTCCAGTTCATTGAATGGTCCCCCACCTGTTGTCCCCGTGCATTATTGATCGCAAATTTCCATGGAAGGGTAACTATTTGGACTCAACCATCACAA GGGCCAGCTAATCATGTACTCGATACCGGCTGCTGGCTGCGAGAGCATGAATGGCGACAAGACATTGCAGTTGTTACAAAGTGGCTCTCGGGAGTGTCCCTG TATAGGTGGTTTTCATCTAAACAAAGTGCTCCTGCCAATTCAAGGTCAACATTTGAAGAAAAGTTTCTTTCACAACAATGTCAAACGTCAG CTAGATGGCCCAATTTTCTTTGTGTATGTTCTGTGTTCTCATCAGGCACTGTTCAACTTCATTGGTCCCAGTGGCCTTCTTCGAATGCAACACCACCCAAATGGTTTTGCACTAGTAAAGGACCATTGGGTTGTGGCCCCAGTGGCATTATGGCTGGTGATGCTATCATTACAGAGAGTGGTGCCATGCATGTGGCAGGTGTGCCAATTGTTAATCCATCCACCATTGTTGTTTGGGAGGTTATGCCTGGGCCTGGTAGTGGTTTCCAAGTAATTCCAAGAACAAGTACCAATAACGGTGTCCCACCTCCAATTAGCTCGCCCAATTGGATTGGTTTTGCACCTTTAGCGGCATATTTATTTAGTTGGCAAGATTATCTATTATCTGAAGAAAAACAAGGGAAAATCCAGACAAACCAAAACCATGGTGGTTCTATACAACTTCACTGTTCACCAGTTTCAAATTTTTCGGCATATGTGAGTCCTGAAGCTGCAGCTCAATCTGCAGCAACCACTACATGGGGCTCTGGTGTAACAGCAGTAGCCTTTGATCCAACTTGTGGTGGTTCTGTGATAGCTGTTGTGATAGCTGAGG gACAGTACATGTCCCCTTATGATCCAGATGAAGGTCCATCAATCACAGGGTGGAGAGTTCAACGCTGGGAATCATCTTTACAGCATGTTGTACTCCATCCTATATTTGGGAATCCCACTTCCAGTATGGGTGGACAGCCTCCTATGCAAACTGTTTGGCAGACCAAAGTGGACCTGAGCATTCCACCGACAAATGATTTCAAGAATCATCAAGCTTCTGCAGGTGGAATGAACACAGATGTACAAAAGGTAGCAGAGTTTGGTTTTGATAAATCAAAAAGAGTCTATTTCGATCCTTTTGATCTTCCAAGTGATGTTAGGACACTTGCACGAATTGTATACTCTGCTCACGGTGGTGAAATTGGCATTGCTTTTCTTCGGGGTGGAGTCCACATCTTTTCTGGTCCAAATTTTACTCCAATAGACAACTATCAGATTGGTGTCGGATCTGCAATTGCAGCTCCTGCTTTTTCTTCAACAAGCTGTTGTTCTGCTTCTGTTTGGCATGACACAAGCAAGGATCAGACGATTTTGAAAATAATCCGGGTTCTCCCTCCTGCTATTCCAATTAGTCAAGTAAAGACCAACTCGTCATACTGGGAGCGTGCAATTGCTGAAAG GTTTTGGTGGAGCCTTTTGGTTGGAGTTGATTGGTGGGATGCTGTGGGCTGTACACAGAGTGCTGCTGAGGATGGTATTG TTTCACTTAACAGTGTTATCGCAGTCTTGGATGCAGATTTCCATTCTCTTCCTTCTGCTCAGCATAGACAACAGTATTGTCCT AATCTGGACAGAATAAAGTGTAGGCTGCTTGAAGGGGCAAATGCTCAAGAGGTCAGGGCAATGGTTCTGGATATGCAAGCTAGGTTGTTATTGGATATGCTTGGGAAGGGAATTGAGTCTGCTTTGATAAATCCATCAGCTTTAGTGCCCGATCCATGGCAATTATCAAGTGAGACATTATCTAGCATTGACCCAGAAGCAGTGGCCGTTGAACCTGCACTAGTTCCATGTGTTCAG GCTTATGTTGATTCAGTTCTTGATCTAGCTTCACACTTTATCACACGGTTGCGGCGTTATGCTAGTTTCTGTCGTACACTGGCAAGCCATGCTGTGACTGCAGGGACTGGAAACAACAGAAATGTGGTCGCTAGTCCTACTCAAAGTTCTGCAACTCCTGCAACGAGTCAGG GGGGTCAAAATGGGACAACCAGTTCTAGTGGAAGCACACAGATGCAAGCTTGGGTACAAGGGGCCATTGCCAAGATTAGTAGCACAACTGAAGGAGTATCCAACCCAGCTCCTAATCCCCCTATCAGTGGTCATTCTTCCTTTATGCCCATTAGCATTAATACAGGAACTTTTCCGGGAACACCTGCGGTTCGACTCATTGGGGACTGTCATTTCCTCCATAGATTATGCCAACTGTTGCtcttctgttttttctttcGACGGACACAACTATCACGGTATGTACAGAGAACTACAGACACAAATACACAAAAGCCTCAACCCAATGGTTCTGCTCCTGCAAAGGTAGAGGAACCTGTAAAACCAGGGTCAACGTTGGTTAGGCCAGATGATGGTCAGGCTGGTCGAGTTAATCAGCTTGTGACTGCACCAAAAGGAGGTGAAGAACCGTCTCCAGGGCGTTCAAGAATTGGTACTGGAAATGCTGGCCAGGGATATACATTTGAAGAG GTCAAGGTTCTTTTTCTAGTACTTATGGATCTCTGTCGCCGAACTGCTGGCTTGCAACACCCACTTCCAGTTTCTCAAGTGGGGAGTAATAACATTCAGGTTCGGCTGCATTATATTGATGGAAACTACACTGTACTGCCCGAGGTAGTGGAAGCATCCCTTGGCCCCCATATGCAG AACATGCCCCGTCCTAGAGGTGCTGATGCTGCCGGTCTTCTACTACGTGAGCTAGAACTCCATCCTCCAGCCGAAGAGTGGCATAGGCGGAATATGTTTGGTGGACCTTGGTCTGATTCAGATGATTTGGATTCTACAAATGAAGCACCAAAACTTGTTAATCTTGATTTCAGCTCATTGGAAACTTGTGATGTCTACGATGGAGCCGATGGCTTATTGCCAAGGAAACGCAGGATGTCTGAACGAGATGCAGCTTTTGGGTTGAACACTTCCGTTGGCCTGGGAGCATACCTGGGTATAATGGGATCTCGAAGAGATGTTGTTACTGCATTGTGGAAAACTGGCCTTGAAGGAATCTGGTATAAG GTACTATTTAATTTTCTCATCTCTTTTTTACTTCTGTTTGGTACAGTGTATAAGATGTCTGCGGCAGACTTGTGCTTTTTCCTCACCAGCCTCCACCAATCTTCCTAG